In Nycticebus coucang isolate mNycCou1 chromosome 24, mNycCou1.pri, whole genome shotgun sequence, a single window of DNA contains:
- the LOC128576424 gene encoding tumor necrosis factor receptor superfamily member 10A-like isoform X2 — translation MGLARAKPAPGRERVLRARSGFWMLNPLLVTFVFGVWLSVPADSASIIQNEVPQHRPAPQRWRSRPVEGLCPPGTHLSEDGTDCLPCRYGVDYTTHWNELFSCILCTACSADKVERSPCNTIRNTECQCKGGTFWAEESPEVCRPCTPRCPAGTVMKTNCTPWSDIECVHKESGNGVLMIWIGVTLIIVAVVAIAIMCCWICIHLGRDWDTKSVRKVCCWRVAQGRGTEDSTDNQILTIRDSQSTLDFEQEEMKIQELAELRDVTPTSPQEEECLLGQAEADGSQRRRLLVPANGADPIDTLKPFFNSFSDTVPCNSWNQLMRQMGLTENDIHLAKISASSPDDVLNEMLVRWINRKGREASVNSLLEALETLGDRLSKQTIEDRLVGSGKFIFLDSGTDSGVPSE, via the exons GTCCCAGCTGACTCTGCCTCCATCATCCAGAATGAGGTTCCCCAGCACAGACCTGCCCCCCAGCGATGGAGGTCAAGGCCCGTGGAGGGTTTATGTCCACCAG GAACCCATCTCTCAGAAGACGGTACAGATTGTCTGCCCTGCAGATACGGAGTAGACTATACTACTCACTGGAATGAGCTCTTTTCCTGCATACTCTGCACGGCTTGTAGTGCAG atAAAGTAGAGCGAAGTCCCTGCAACACCATCAGAAACACAGAATGTCAATGCAAAGGGGGTACTTTCTGGGCAGAAGAATCACCGGAGGTCTGCCGACCGTGTACCCCTAG GTGCCCTGCTGGGACGGTCATGAAAACTAACTGTACCCCCTGGAGTGACATTGAGTGTGTCCATAAAGAATCAG GCAATGGGGTCCTCATGATTTGGATTGGAGTTACACTCATCATCGTGGCAGTAGTGGCTATAGCAATAATGTGTTGCTGGATATGCATCCACTTAG GTCGTGACTGGGACACCAAGTCTGTGCGCAAG GTCTGTTGCTGGAGAGTCGCACaagggcgtgggacagaggacaGCACGGACAACCAGATCCTGACCATCAGAGACTCTCAGTCCACCCTGGACTTTGAGCAGGAGGAAATGAAAATCCAGGAGCTGGCAGAGCTGAGAGATGTTACCCCAACTTCCCCACAGGAGGAAGAGTGTCTTCTG GGGCAGGCAGAAGCTGATGGGTCGCAGAGGAGGAGGTTGCTGGTTCCAGCGAATGGCGCCGACCCCATTGACA CTCTGAAGCCATTCTTCAACAGCTTCTCAGACACCGTGCCCTGTAACTCTTGGAACCAACTCATGAGGCAGATGGGTCTGACGGAAAATGATATCCATCTGGCGAAAATCTCAGCCTCAAGCCCAGATGATGTCTTGAATGAAATGCTGGTGAGATGGATCAACAGAAAAGGACGGGAGGCCTCAGTGAACTCCCTGCTGGAGGCCTTGGAAACGCTGGGAGACAGGCTTTCGAAGCAGACCATCGAAGACCGTCTGGTGGGCTCTGGGAAGTTCATCTTTCTAGACAGTGGGACAGACTCTGGTGTGCCATCAGAGTGA
- the LOC128576424 gene encoding tumor necrosis factor receptor superfamily member 10B-like isoform X1: MGLARAKPAPGRERVLRARSGFWMLNPLLVTFVFGVWLSVPADSASIIQNEVPQHRPAPQRWRSRPVEGLCPPGTHLSEDGTDCLPCRYGVDYTTHWNELFSCILCTACSADKVERSPCNTIRNTECQCKGGTFWAEESPEVCRPCTPRCPAGTVMKTNCTPWSDIECVHKESGTKVPGWRRPAPGGPGSTSPGNSTGPLHSPGNGVLMIWIGVTLIIVAVVAIAIMCCWICIHLGRDWDTKSVRKVCCWRVAQGRGTEDSTDNQILTIRDSQSTLDFEQEEMKIQELAELRDVTPTSPQEEECLLGQAEADGSQRRRLLVPANGADPIDTLKPFFNSFSDTVPCNSWNQLMRQMGLTENDIHLAKISASSPDDVLNEMLVRWINRKGREASVNSLLEALETLGDRLSKQTIEDRLVGSGKFIFLDSGTDSGVPSE; the protein is encoded by the exons GTCCCAGCTGACTCTGCCTCCATCATCCAGAATGAGGTTCCCCAGCACAGACCTGCCCCCCAGCGATGGAGGTCAAGGCCCGTGGAGGGTTTATGTCCACCAG GAACCCATCTCTCAGAAGACGGTACAGATTGTCTGCCCTGCAGATACGGAGTAGACTATACTACTCACTGGAATGAGCTCTTTTCCTGCATACTCTGCACGGCTTGTAGTGCAG atAAAGTAGAGCGAAGTCCCTGCAACACCATCAGAAACACAGAATGTCAATGCAAAGGGGGTACTTTCTGGGCAGAAGAATCACCGGAGGTCTGCCGACCGTGTACCCCTAG GTGCCCTGCTGGGACGGTCATGAAAACTAACTGTACCCCCTGGAGTGACATTGAGTGTGTCCATAAAGAATCAGGTACTAAGGTGCCTGGGTGGAGACGCCCAGCTCCTGGAGGGCCAGGGAGCACCAGTCCGGGGAATTCTACCGGTCCCCTCCATTCTCCAGGCAATGGGGTCCTCATGATTTGGATTGGAGTTACACTCATCATCGTGGCAGTAGTGGCTATAGCAATAATGTGTTGCTGGATATGCATCCACTTAG GTCGTGACTGGGACACCAAGTCTGTGCGCAAG GTCTGTTGCTGGAGAGTCGCACaagggcgtgggacagaggacaGCACGGACAACCAGATCCTGACCATCAGAGACTCTCAGTCCACCCTGGACTTTGAGCAGGAGGAAATGAAAATCCAGGAGCTGGCAGAGCTGAGAGATGTTACCCCAACTTCCCCACAGGAGGAAGAGTGTCTTCTG GGGCAGGCAGAAGCTGATGGGTCGCAGAGGAGGAGGTTGCTGGTTCCAGCGAATGGCGCCGACCCCATTGACA CTCTGAAGCCATTCTTCAACAGCTTCTCAGACACCGTGCCCTGTAACTCTTGGAACCAACTCATGAGGCAGATGGGTCTGACGGAAAATGATATCCATCTGGCGAAAATCTCAGCCTCAAGCCCAGATGATGTCTTGAATGAAATGCTGGTGAGATGGATCAACAGAAAAGGACGGGAGGCCTCAGTGAACTCCCTGCTGGAGGCCTTGGAAACGCTGGGAGACAGGCTTTCGAAGCAGACCATCGAAGACCGTCTGGTGGGCTCTGGGAAGTTCATCTTTCTAGACAGTGGGACAGACTCTGGTGTGCCATCAGAGTGA